The Aspergillus luchuensis IFO 4308 DNA, chromosome 4, nearly complete sequence DNA window CTAAGGGGTTCCACCGGTTCCCACTCTAGTCCAGGAAAGCTGAATCGAACTCCTTTCCCACCCTCGCTGTGTCTTCCACCACTGTCATACGCGCCGTTCGTTACTATCCGCTATGAGGGCTACCAGGTGACTGGATAACACGCAAGAGGGAAGCACCATCGAGGAGTCAGGAAGACGATGCGGTGACCTCGGGTCATGTGACCACTCCCGTTCACAAATGTGCCCTTCGAAGTTCTGAGGAATATACTATGAGCAAGAGACTTCGGAGTCAAGGTTTCTGGAATATTCTTACAAACtagtcttcatcatcgtccataGCCCTGGCTGACTTCATGCAAGCAGTATGATATGCGTACAATTCAAGCTATACTGACATATCGATTGTATATCATATTTACTGACAGCTATAGTAAAACTAGATCGTCTGCAACTTAGTATATCATTTACACATCGATCCCAATGATATGACATCTTAGATACTACGCTGCCAGCTGCTCTTCCCAACCCGATTTACTGGATCACACTCTGGTTGAGGTACAGGTCGCAGGCATGCGGACGCTGCACACAATACTTGGGGACCAGGGCGGTCGCCTGCACCCCATTGGCCACTAGATACTCGCGGAAGTTCAGAATGCGCTGGGTCATCAGCGTCGTGCGCTTCTGCCCGTTCTCACGATTCCCAGACCATACCAGCTCCGCCAGCGCAGCGGCACGCGGCCAAATTAGACTGGAGACCGTCACATCATCCACTTGCTCTGACCAGAGCGGTGCCTCTGCCCCTATAATGTGCTGAGCCTGGGTAGCGGTTAAATTCTGCGTGAAGTCGTAGTCATAGATCCGCTGCCATGTCTTGTATGGCGCACACCACGAGCCCCCGTTGCCACCATAGTTGAAGTTGGGAGTGCTTGCATCGGGATTACTCATTACATCATAGCGAGGGTCATTTGTGAGAAACCCTCCTATCCCACAGTCCAGATACATAAAATCCGCTGATGATACAATCACATCGTAACCCTTGGCAGTCAGTTGATTAATATAGTCCAGGCCATTATTCCAGGTTTGCATCACGATATTCGTGGGGACATCATGTGCATGTTCTGTGGATAGTACAATGTCTTCCCACATGACCAGTTGTCGCGAGGTACTGTAGTTCTGGAAGATCGGCACAGCATGATCGATCCAGTACTGAGCCAGGTCATTGTAAGTACGCGACGGATCTTGCGCAAACCACTCAGTGACGTAGCTGCTGAAGTTGAAACAGTTCGGCTGGATCTCATCCGCTCCAACATGGAACCAGTTGTCTGGGAAGATACTGGACAGCTCATTGTAGACCTGTCGGACTACCTCATAGGTGccattatagataatatccATCTGGCCAGGCGGGGGCTCTACTGCAGTATGCAGGGCATAATTATCATTGGACCACCAGGAGTCGACGCAGGTCACCATCTGGGGGTCAACCTGCTTCCATCCAGAAGCGGAATGGCTAGGCATATCAAGCTCAGGGATAACCCGTACACCACGCGCTCGCGCATAAGCCACGACATTGCGCATATCAGCATGCGAATATACTTCGCGAGGAGAGTAAGCATCATAAATCATTTCTGGGTGTGCATCAATCTCCACGGGCCACGATTGGGTGTCTTCCATGTGCCAATGTAGAACATTTAGTTTCGAAAGAGACATGCCGTCCAGCTGCTCGTATATCTTGTTGACCGAGATGAAGTTTCGACCAGTGTCAATCATAATGCCCCGGTAAGGATAAAGCGGGGCATCCTGGATCTTAACTGGCTGTTCGATTATCAAACCGCCCTGTCCGTCGGCGATgaccagctgctggagagtGGTAAAGGCGTGGAGCGCTCCCCACACCGTGGGAGCCTCAATAACCACTGAGGTAGAGCCCTCGGTGACCTCCAGGGTGTAAGACTCGTCTACACCATGCTGAAGATCTGCAGCAACATCCAGCACGTTCACATCGACAAATTGGAGCGATGGAAGTGCCTGCGGGGACCTTTTAGTAGCCCCGGCCGTACCGGTGGGAAAGGGTTGATAAGACGGCACGGGACCTTGGGTTGCTGCAGGTACCCATTGCAGGGAGACGATAGAATTCCAGGCACGATTCCATCCATTGGCCAGAATGAAATCAGAAGTGTCCCTGGAGGTACGGAGACTAACGAAGTCGGCTAACTGCTTAGGACCCGACGAAGCCCAAGTGATGTTGCGTGGAGCTGGTAAGGGATTGACCTTGACGGCAGCGGCCCCAGCCACGAGCAACGTGAGGCACGCCAGccagagatgatgaagcagcATGACGGAGAATTAGTGTCGACACTCAGAGCGAGGACGGATGAAGAGTGCGGAGAATCATGGTGGGGGAAATTGGGGTtaaagaagcaaagaggaTAAGGATCAGCGGTGGCTGGATGCAGGGAGATACCATGAAACGGGGGAATGCATGAATGAACAGGAATGATGCGAAGCTATCTTGTTCTAGTTGACATAGTTGCCGCAggtaactagttagttagttactacggagtactttgTAATCATTATTGAGTCTAATTTGAACGATGATCAGCATCTGCCCGTGgaatgtttgtttgtttgttccaTTGCTTACTATACTCCGGATTCCAGCGCCTTACGGGCCTGGTTCTCCACGTGACCATTGACTTCCGTTAAGGTACCTACCCACTAAAGATGGTAGGCGGTCACCCGCCCCGTCATTATGCAATGGGCCATACGGAGTCCAGGCGGCAAGCATCGCGTACCTGCGCGATTCCGCCCTCTGGGTTTCTGTTGTTGAACTTCTAGCATCTTACTTTCACATTTACTTACCTTAGCTCGGTTGTTGGAACTAATTTTGGGTCCACAAGGCTGTGCATAACTGTATATTTTAATTGTACGCAGTCCTATTGGATCCGGGATTAACTAGGTGTCGTCTCTACGCATTCTTTCGGTAGTACTTTTGGTTACATCGCAGTGTTTGGCTCGCGACTCCCGATGACATCGATCATTTATGAGACATCAATAACCACGACAAGCCTACTTCTGGAGCGCTTTCTTTGGAATCCCTCCCCATTACGGGCGTGGGACGTCCTGCGAGTACCAACGCCAATCCGCGACGCAATTGGCGCAACATGGAGGATATCCGACCGACCGCGAAATGGGCGAATCGCATGTTGCGCCCCTTgaaatccatccaccaccgactCCAGAAACACTACGAGATTCGCAACAGCATAGCGGACACGAAATCGAAAGTCAAGCCCGATCCCCACGATTCCCACCGTTCGCGAGCCCCGCTAATCAACAAGAGAACCGGTAACGAACCAGGCTGCAATCTTTCAGACGAGGAACCCGACGATCCAGCATGGATCCCAGGAAACCGGGGAAATCGCCGGCCCCGGCATAATTACTCGAATCGCGGACAGAGGTATGGCGCACGGAGACGTAGTCGACTGCTGATCAAGAGCCCGGAAGTGCAGAGGACGCTGCCTGGCGCTATCGAAATCGCTACCCCATTGATCACAGGAACCATACCGGCACCCACGGAGGCGACCTTGTCTATTCGCAAACGGCTTTTTCGGAATTCGGGACCACCTCTGAGCGCTGTTGGGGCCAACAGGCAGTCGCGGACGAATAATCCCAGTTTTCCGGCATACCAGGGCTCATGGAAGGAAGTTTTGGATCTGACTGGAGACCCGGGCTTGGTGGATATTGCGCGATTCTTGGATCGCATGCTTATCAAATTTTTGGAGAATACCAGACCTGCTCCGACAATACACAAGCATGACGAGGAGAATCGCGGGGCCCGATCGTTACTATCTATGGCTGCGCGACGGCTGCCGGGGTTCATCGCCGAGGAGCAGCGCCTGCAGGATCAGGTGGAgccggatgaggatgttgacATGTGTGATGCATACTTTACTGAGCTCGAAGCTCAATATGCTCCTGGCGGCGGTGGGTGGCAGCCGCTCCGTGAAGCTGTGCGTGCGCAAGGCATCCACCTCATCTctgagatgatgatgagagaaTGGATACCCAGTTTGGCGGTCTGTCGCCTGCTAGGGGAATGTCTTGAGCACGGGGAGTTGGATGCCTTCGAAACACTTATGTCACAATATCTTACGACCATCAAGACTCACGACTACCCAACAGCTTTCGATCCTTCGAAACCTGTGGGCCACTGCGATAACCCTATCTACATATTGCGCATTTACTACTCGAAGGCCCCCGAACGAAGATCCTTTGTATTTGATGAGATGACAAAGCTCCTGTCTCGTAGGGCTCTTCCGCCCGAGTGGATGGTCACTACAAGATGGAAAAAGTGCGTGGATAGGGCTATTCGGTCACTATCAATTGGCGACGGAGATTCAGCTGCTGCGACCCGGACTATCGAAGCTATCATCCTTTCATCTGCTGGTATATATCCCGCCACGGATTCGCTGGTAGCTCGGAACAAGGGGAGAAAGGTACCTCGTTCTGTACGTCAGAAGGACACCCGTGCATCGGTAACGAATCCTACAAGCGTGCCTAAAGATCAATCTCCGTGTCCTGTTCCCATCCAAGATGCGCTCAGTAATCTTTCAGCGAGTCTAGTTACCGCACTGTGCGGCATGTATATGGCACGGACGCAAGCCTCCGGTGCCAATGACAAGGACACAGGCACGAAAGTCAGACATATTGTCGGAACGCTGTCTTTTGAGGTACAACGGGCAGTTGGATTGGTACTGTCGCGTCGCGAGATGGAGGGTCCAAGCTTCCAATCCCTGCGTCGGGGATACGTCTTGTTGGGTGAGTGGACGCTGCAGTGCACTGAAAGTTCCACGCCTGAGGTCATTAGCCAGTCCGGCGCCATCTCGCCAGAAAATCTAGAGTCGCTTTGTATATCGTTGATACACCAACAGGATGCAGTCAAACAGCTAGCAGAGTTTGTCCAACAACTGTTTCGATGCTGTGGGCATGCGCGCGAAGATGATCCTGCGAGGACACCTCGAAAAATTCGAGCTATCGTATGGCGGCTTGCGCGGCTGACGAGTATGAAGGGCATTTCTCTGCTCCTCGCCAAGGTAGCTGCGGAAACAGCAATGGCGTTGGCGGAGGTTACATTGGATGTGGATGACCACGCGTGGGCTCTCGAAATTCAAGAACAAGCCGCTTCATCCCAGCAAGAAGGGAATCTCCACCAATCTGCCGCATTGGCACATGTGCCACAAAACGATGTGATTCACCTGTACCGATGGGAAGAAAGCATTGGGGAATGGGTATCCAGCACGCCGGTCGCCAAACCTCTGGCGTCCCGTAATGCTGATGGCGCTTCAAGCCCTCTTGCTGCGACAACTAAGCGGAGACCATCGGCGCTCTCCTGCTCAACCAGTAGCAGATCGTCCAGCCCTGAACTttcggaggaggctgccTCCAGCGTgacatcatctgcgccatCGATGAGCGGGAAACGAGGACGCGGGACGAATGATTGGAGGCCACCGTCACCCAAGAGACTTCGGTCAagttcgaggaggatgagtgcAGCTCCAGTCGCGTCTAGCGCTTTGCCAGCGACACGTGAGCGCCTTGCTGCGGCTCGCTCCCTCGAGCCAGATTCTGCACCGATTGCCACCCGGGCACGAACGGCCCTTCGCGATTTACCCCAGGCCAAGAACAGCaccttgaagaagacgagacTACAACCAGGCCCGACTACACCCAGCATCTCCCGCGCGGACCCTATCAAAGTGACTCCCCTCATCGAGGTGGTTATCGTCAACCAGCCCGTATCGGTGAGGTCGCTGAATCGCACCCCCAGAACGGCACgaaaacaaccacaaccaccaccacagatTCCTAGTCCACCGGTGGTGCAAGGCCCTCGACGCTCCAATCGTACGCGACCTCCCCCAGTCGAGCGGGTCATTCCATGCTCGGACGATGACAGCGAGGACGAGCTGAGTTTTCTGTTGTGAAAGAGCGGGGTCATGATGGTTACTTTTGCCCGTTCAGTATGTGCGGACAGTGATGTGAAACTCGGAGTGGTTGTTGGCGACGTCTCATTTTTAGACGAACTGCTTATTCTAACCCCATCCATAGGTCATTGATGGTGTGGTCTCTGTTCATTTTCAATTAGAGTATCCTTGTGATTCTAAGGTTTTATTGGCGAAATGGGAGCGATTGATTAATTCCGGGCAGGAGTGGATTGATTGGTTAGGTTCAGTTTGAGGATTTCTTTTTGGTTTCTGgcttgattgatttgattgacGATGATACCCGCGGGCAAAGGCTTTCTTCCAATTTAGTTCAACTCTTATCCTTATATTTGTTCGAGCCCGCTATGTAAGATGCTAAGCTATGCCGGTGCCTCACCGTCTGAACTAATGAATGATATGAACCTCAACGCCGTCAAACCCCCCATCCCAAAAGCTTCGCTGTAAATCTATGGATCAACTAATTGACTATGCATGTTGCAGCGGGTATAGGAGCAGTCCTCGCTGCAGCTTTATATACAACTACGCATTATATCGTATAGGAATATACTAGTGTCGTGCCCCGCAGTCATATTCCGCGTCACTTCCCGCGTTAATCAGGTCTTGTCGAAGGTATTCCGCCTTCTATTCAGCTGCCAGCCGACGGCTCCGATCCCTGTAGCCTTAACAGTAGCCTAAAGAGCAAATGAACAGATGGTAGATGCCAATATTGGAAGTCTGGAGGCTTTGCGTGTGGCTAGTTGGTCCGCAGCTATCTTCCCGCTACGTATTAGGGATCACGATAGTGCTGATTGAACAGACAATGGTACATCACTGagtccaccatcatcacatgGACTCGAACTTGGATTTtactttctctccttccagtTCTGCGGGCTCGGCTAACTCTTCCTTTATTACTACCCTCTTATGCCGTAATTTCCTTGATGGCtgcctccagctccttcatgtTTCCACCCACGACGCGCTTCTCCTGCAGCTGACCATCCTTGTACAGGACAAACGTGGGCATAGCGCGCACCTCCAGTTCCTGCGCCACCGAGCGGACCTTATCGACGTCGACCTGGATGAAGCGCACATTGGTGTAGGTTTCGCTGAGCTTGCCGACCACTGGCGCAACGGCCTTGCACGGACCGCACCAGGTTGCGAAGAAGTCCACGACCACAGGACCGTTAGAGGTGAGCGCCTTGAAGATGACGGGGCTGGACCGGTCAGTGCCCACATTACTATCTGCGGAGGGGGAGTTAGGATGACGACTCACTTGTCAACCTCGATAACCTTTCCGTGAGACATGGTGGAtccggtggtgttgttgccgAAGAAGCGAGTACGGATGAAACGGAGGACTGTACGGCGTCAGTAAGCAGGCAGATGAAACACTATCCGTATGGCTTACCAAGGTAGACGACGATGGCGAGGATAATGCGGGAAAGCTCCATACTGGCGACGGGGAAACAGGCAGACGGACTgaagtgggtggagaggTTTAGTCCTCCGGATTAATCTCTCGGCGGGTGTCGCGAATTCTCAGCTAAATGGTGCCAAAAGGGTCAAGCTGCGCCAAGTGAATGATAAGTGAATTAGCAGGAAGATTTCAATACCAATCAACTACGTCACACTAGCAGTATAGCTCATGTTTtaatttcattatttttatctctctctttcgAGAACAACGCGCATGTGCTGACTAAACTACGGGGCAACGGAGAAAGTCACGCGCCGATGACATGGTGAATGCGATCGATACTGtttgtacggagtacacctGAACTGATTTATTTGTGACCCTGCTAGAAGCGGTCACTGAATCTTCAGCTTGACTACTGGTAGACtgtaataatactaatactagtagtacgtacCTTTTGGTGATCCTACTTCAGTCAGTACTTACTAAGTGGTCTGGAACCGACCGGATCTGATTGGGCGTTATTTTTATCCGCAGGATAGCTGACAAAGCCAGCACAACCAGCACAACCAGCAcaactaactagttatcACTCCAGATCATGGCGGCGATTGCCTCCCTGAAGATGgcggagtagtagtgatCGACGAGGCGAATACGCGTCAACCATCATCTAAAGATGTCCCTTCCCTTCAATTGATCTACTTCAACTCAACATGGCAGGCAAGAAAGGCCCCGTCCTACCCTACCGCCGGGGCTCAGACGCCTCCGAAgccgacttcttcgacaTTCCCGAAGAGCCCTGCTGGTCCATCATCAAGCGCCAGCTCCGCTATCTTAAGAGTCCGCGGGCCTGGCTCGccatcttcgtcttcgtgCTGTTTGTCCTATTGCTGCGTCGAGAGaaacctccgcctccgcccctTCCTCATATTGATTACGACCGAGTCGATTGGTCGCTCTACGCCTACAGCCAGTATGCGACGTCGAGCCCATACCTGTGCAATGCGCTTATCGTCTTCGATACTCTGCAGCGGCTTGGCAGCCGAGCGCAGCGGGTGCTCTTCTACCCCGAGAACTGGGACGTGCTGGTAGATGACGATCGCGACCGGGACAGCCAGCTGCTGGCGATGGCCCAGGAGAAATACAATGTGCTGTTGGTGCCGATTGATGTGCAGATGGTCAAGGCAGGATCGGGTAGGTCACTCATTACAACGGTTCGAGGTGTCAACGGCGTCAGGAGCTAATGCAGGAAGAATAGGACCAAGCGAGTCCTGGGACAAGAGCATCTCAAAGCTTCTTGCCTTCGGAGAGACCGAATTCGAACGTGTCATTCACATCGATTCCGACGTCAGCGTTCTACAAAACATGGACGAATTGTTCTTCCTCCCGCCCTCTCAAGTCGCCATGCCCCGCGCCTACTGGGAACTGCCCGATATCAAGCAGCTCTCGTCTCTCTTGATTGTCCTCCAGCCGTCCTACAAAGAGTGGTATGCGTTGATGGATAAGGCTCAGGCCATTTCGTACGGACAGGTCGACTCGAACGTCAGCTCGCGAGTTAGGTACGATATGGAACTGATGAACGAACGGTACGCGGATTCGGCCTTGGTTCTACCGCACCGACAGTACGGACTGGTCACCGGCGAGTTTCGCAAAGACGACCACCGGGCGTTCCTGGGTAATGAGCATGAAGAATGGGATCCGGAAAAGGTACTAGCGGAAGCGAAGCTGGTTCATTTCTCCGACTGGCCGCTGCCCAAGCCGTGGGTGATGTGGCCGCAGGAATTGTTGGCCGATATGCTGCCCAAGTGTAAGGTCAAGCCAGGCACGATGCATGAGAGTGGGTGCAAGGATCGTGAGATTTGGAAGAAGCTCTACGATGATTTCCGGCGGAGACGAAGGGTCTGTTCATTCCTCCTGTCTAATTGATGTGTTCTTGTTGCTAATGATGGTCGACAGGACGTGTGTAAACTGCTCAGCTATCCGGCGCCAAACTGGCCGCCTCGGGAGAAACCCCAGGGTCCTCTGGAGGCGGCACCAGAGGGTGTTCCAGTTCCTCATGCTAATTGATTTCAGTGTTGTGTATTTGGCATGGTGTTTCGGATGTGGTTACGGGTTTCGCAGATTGTATATAGACAACATGGATAATTTTGACTGCACATTGGCGCCGATGGATTGTACGATAAGTGAATGGgcatattaaatatttccAATGACCGCTGCCTGTGCCGTAGCACTAGGCATCGTCAACCCCTGTGACCTGTCATCGCGGTTGACGCCTAGTACTTCTTATATGACGGTCACGACATGATCGAATCAATTCAATTGGTATCagtttttattcttataccgCATTAGTGTTACCAACAAGGATAAGAGAGATGAATTATCCACCTAAAAGAAGTAGCTTTGATAGACTCTCAGGTCTCTGTTCAATTTCAGTCATCACACTCAATCaggtgttcttcttccactgctAGCAGTCCATTCCCTATATACATGTTGTGTGCTGCTTCGCGGGAACAACGCGTGGTGTTGTAATGCACGTGACCCGCATTAAAGGTGCCACTTGAGCTCAACTGCGATGGGAAATACGTAATTGATAATTCAGCACCGTCTGCCTCTGCATGGGGAACTCATATATGGTGAGTTATTGCTGGTCAAAAATTCTCATTGGGCTCCCTTTTACGTCTTCTCTTAATTAACATGAATAACCGTTTGACTTGCTGTAGATCGCTGGAACAATTTAGACAGAATCGCCACAGTCAAAATCGGATCGCATATGGATAAGGTCGCGCATACagtataataagatatataagaaagaatGGCATCCTGGATCCAACGCCAGAGTGGATCTCATCACACACAGCTTGCGGCTACAGCAGTGATTTCGGGAGCTGCGGTCGCTGGTGCGATACTTGGCTACCAGGCTTTCAAAAGGAAGGATGCGGTGCAGCGCCTCAAGGCATCCATCCCAGATGTCAATGACCAACACCATGTTGAAAAGGTATCCTAGGTTCTTCGcgttatattatagtaatacCATCTAACTTTCGCGAAGCTCACAGAATACGGTGTCGCGGCTGCAGCGCAGCTGAGCAAGGAAGATGAACGCAGTGCGCTCCTCGCTCGGAGAGCGCAGGAAGGAGACTACGATGATGGTACTGGCTTTGCTTGGAATACTCCCCTACAATTGTTGCGATGGATATTTGGCTAATTTCATTTATTTCCGTCTAGAGCTCATCCTCGAACAACTTGCTCGAAACCGTGTTTTCCTGTCCGATGAAGGCCTCGCGAAGCTCCGCTCGTCATACATAATCGTTGTCggatgtggaggagtcgGGTCGCATGCTGTGGCATCCCTTGCCCGCTCGGGTGTTTCCAAGATCCGCCTGATCGATTTTGATCAGGTCACGCTTTCCTCCTTAAACCGACATGCTCTCGCGACGCTGGCCGACGTCGGAACGCCGAAGGTGCATTGTATCCGCAAAAGACTGGAGCAGATCACACCGTGGGTGAAGTTTGACTGCCGGAACGAACTCTTCGGGGGATCAGTCGCCGACAGACTTCTTGCGCCTTGGAGTTGGGACGACAACGACAAAGGACACAAGCCTGACTATGTACTGGACTGCATCGACAACATTACGTCCAAGGTGGAGCTGCTTCATTACTGCCACTCGCACTCCATTCCCGTGATTTCGGCAATGGGAGCAGGATGCAAGTCAGACCCTACTCGTGTTACGGTTGGTGATATTTCACTTAGTACGGATGATCCGCTGTCGCGGAGCACTCGTCGACGCCTCAAGTTGTTAGGCGTCAATACCGGTATCCCTGTTGTTTTCTCCACTGAAAAGCCCGGTCCTGGTAAAGCcactcttcttccactcaACGAGGCAGAATTCAGCAAAGGAGAAGTTGGTGAACTGAGTGTATTGCCCGATTTTCGGGCGCGGATCCTCCCTGTGCTGGGAACAATGCCTGCAGTGTTTGGCTACACTGTGGCGAACCACGTCATTTGCGACATTTCCGGCTATCCGATGGACTACAGCGTAGGTGGAAAGGGTCGGGATAAGTTGTACGATGGTGTCTTGGCAGCCTTGCAGGGAACGCTCGAGCGCTTGGCCCGGGCGGAGCATGGCCCTAGCCTTGTCGGGCTTCGCCTTCCCATCAGCAAGGATGACGTCGGATATCTGGTCGATGAGATCTTCCGCGGCAAGAGCGTTGTTAGTGGCCTCCCCAGTCGAGTCAGTCTTGTTCCCTGGGAGCGGCCTGAGCGAGGATTCGGACCTGATCCGGAGTGGATGAAGCAGGGGCAGACCTTTGTTCTGCTTGAGTTGAAGGATTTAGTGTGTATGACTAAGGATGAAGCTGTACGGCATGAAAAAGAAGTGCTTCTGGGTGGtaagcagctgcaggaggTATACGATTCCAAGACGATTGAAATGGTGCAGAAGCGTCAACGGGAGATGGAGTTTCACGAGCAATATCGCTAATGACGCGGAGACACCAACGACTAGTGCTTCTTCAGGGACCAAGATACAGATGGCACTAGCACCTGGCACCAAGAGTCATAGCTACAAGTTGAAAACCTCGAGCCCTGCTTGGCTTTTGACAGTCTGACAGGCGGGTCTCAGGTGATGACCCACGAGTGTGGCAGGGTCGAGGGAAGCCGGCTCCTGACATTTTCTTGGTCGCATTGCAGACGTAAACCCAGCTACAGATTTTGGTGAAAGCCCCATCTCGCCCAATGAGTGTTTGGTCTTTGTGAAGATAGCATAATTGGAGTAGAGACTACAAGACGGGCCGGGATGTGAGTAAATTGGTACCATATCCAGACATGGCAGTCAAGTATCGAGCAAGGCAGGAGGATGTTCTGGCTGGGAGGACAAGATGGTTTGATATTGGATATAAGTGGCAGCTAGAAGATGTTGATAACAGCTAGACTGAATATAAACAAAGCCTAGAATACTTCAATTACAAGAAATACAGTATCAATGTACCACTGAAGCATTTGCCAGAAATTTCCAATCCGGTTATCTCCTTTGCAGAATATCGTAAAGGTCTAATATGTGCGGTAAAAAGTCCCTATCCTATCTCTCACATAATAGGAATATCCAGGCGTGGAGGAACCATGAGCGATAGAACATCATAAACTGATATCAAGAATCAATCATTGATATGACCGCGCGTCCTTAGGTGCTCGAAGTCATAACTTACCTAAACTTTCCTGATAACCCCTGATCATCCGCACCCTCCAGTATCATGATTTTCCTTCATGCTAGTATGATCAggttcttataaaaaatatttaattctatttactATCATAGATATTTCCTGTTCTAAGTCTAAGTATCAAACAGATAAGTCTAATAATCCTTTCACCACAACCACTGTTTGACAGAGTGTTAATCCAAAACTAATTAGAACTTATAAGATGATTATAAAAATCGTATTTATCATAGTAACTCGCGGAAAATAAacataatcttttataaggTCTTCATAAGTAGAGCTCGAACGTGAATGCTGAAGAGAATTTGACTCTGATGGCttatggagagagagagagaatagatagaaaagaaaagtaaaacaTGTTTTACACGAGAACGTCCAGCGTTCAGAGATCAGTGTTATGTTCttcacatccatcatgaaaTGATGTCAAAGGAGGATCGACCTGTTATTGAGCATCCTGGTCTTGTATAGCAACGCCACATACGCTCTGTTCACGTTAGTATCCTCAGCGAGAATTACATTGAAGCCAGGAAGAATTGGAAGTACCTGTCGTCTAGTCATAAATTCCTTGTACATCCCTAGCCAGATCTCTCGGAGATGGCAGTCATCTCGCTGACTAGTAGCAGGGTTGACCTCGCAAGGAGGCTGGGTCTGCTCGATCACATGTTGAGTAGCGGCAACCCATGGCTAGCGCCAGACTTAGCACAATCCCAAGGGGTCCATAGGGTATCAAATCCTTGTTGTTAACGTACCTTGGGAACTGGCCAGTCAGAGAAATGGAGGTATTTAGCTGTTCTTAGAACTTCGTCCGCATCCCACGGTTCATATGTATTTCCCAGATAGGCCTCATGGTTCTTGGCGCGGAATTCTCCCGTCAAAAGCATGTAAGGGCGGTGCGG harbors:
- a CDS encoding thioredoxin family protein (COG:O;~EggNog:ENOG410PQT5;~InterPro:IPR036249,IPR013766,IPR017937;~PFAM:PF00085,PF13098), with amino-acid sequence MELSRIILAIVVYLVLRFIRTRFFGNNTTGSTMSHGKVIEVDNPVIFKALTSNGPVVVDFFATWCGPCKAVAPVVGKLSETYTNVRFIQVDVDKVRSVAQELEVRAMPTFVLYKDGQLQEKRVVGGNMKELEAAIKEITA
- the HEX1_1 gene encoding beta-N-acetylhexosaminidase (CAZy:GH20;~COG:G;~EggNog:ENOG410PIDG;~InterPro:IPR025705,IPR017853,IPR029018,IPR029019, IPR015883;~PFAM:PF14845,PF00728;~SECRETED:SignalP(1-20);~go_function: GO:0004553 - hydrolase activity, hydrolyzing O-glycosyl compounds [Evidence IEA];~go_function: GO:0004563 - beta-N-acetylhexosaminidase activity [Evidence IEA];~go_process: GO:0005975 - carbohydrate metabolic process [Evidence IEA]), with product MLLHHLWLACLTLLVAGAAAVKVNPLPAPRNITWASSGPKQLADFVSLRTSRDTSDFILANGWNRAWNSIVSLQWVPAATQGPVPSYQPFPTGTAGATKRSPQALPSLQFVDVNVLDVAADLQHGVDESYTLEVTEGSTSVVIEAPTVWGALHAFTTLQQLVIADGQGGLIIEQPVKIQDAPLYPYRGIMIDTGRNFISVNKIYEQLDGMSLSKLNVLHWHMEDTQSWPVEIDAHPEMIYDAYSPREVYSHADMRNVVAYARARGVRVIPELDMPSHSASGWKQVDPQMVTCVDSWWSNDNYALHTAVEPPPGQMDIIYNGTYEVVRQVYNELSSIFPDNWFHVGADEIQPNCFNFSSYVTEWFAQDPSRTYNDLAQYWIDHAVPIFQNYSTSRQLVMWEDIVLSTEHAHDVPTNIVMQTWNNGLDYINQLTAKGYDVIVSSADFMYLDCGIGGFLTNDPRYDVMSNPDASTPNFNYGGNGGSWCAPYKTWQRIYDYDFTQNLTATQAQHIIGAEAPLWSEQVDDVTVSSLIWPRAAALAELVWSGNRENGQKRTTLMTQRILNFREYLVANGVQATALVPKYCVQRPHACDLYLNQSVIQ
- a CDS encoding uncharacterized protein (COG:S;~EggNog:ENOG410PQW2); this encodes MEDIRPTAKWANRMLRPLKSIHHRLQKHYEIRNSIADTKSKVKPDPHDSHRSRAPLINKRTGNEPGCNLSDEEPDDPAWIPGNRGNRRPRHNYSNRGQRYGARRRSRLLIKSPEVQRTLPGAIEIATPLITGTIPAPTEATLSIRKRLFRNSGPPLSAVGANRQSRTNNPSFPAYQGSWKEVLDLTGDPGLVDIARFLDRMLIKFLENTRPAPTIHKHDEENRGARSLLSMAARRLPGFIAEEQRLQDQVEPDEDVDMCDAYFTELEAQYAPGGGGWQPLREAVRAQGIHLISEMMMREWIPSLAVCRLLGECLEHGELDAFETLMSQYLTTIKTHDYPTAFDPSKPVGHCDNPIYILRIYYSKAPERRSFVFDEMTKLLSRRALPPEWMVTTRWKKCVDRAIRSLSIGDGDSAAATRTIEAIILSSAGIYPATDSLVARNKGRKVPRSVRQKDTRASVTNPTSVPKDQSPCPVPIQDALSNLSASLVTALCGMYMARTQASGANDKDTGTKVRHIVGTLSFEVQRAVGLVLSRREMEGPSFQSLRRGYVLLGEWTLQCTESSTPEVISQSGAISPENLESLCISLIHQQDAVKQLAEFVQQLFRCCGHAREDDPARTPRKIRAIVWRLARLTSMKGISLLLAKVAAETAMALAEVTLDVDDHAWALEIQEQAASSQQEGNLHQSAALAHVPQNDVIHLYRWEESIGEWVSSTPVAKPLASRNADGASSPLAATTKRRPSALSCSTSSRSSSPELSEEAASSVTSSAPSMSGKRGRGTNDWRPPSPKRLRSSSRRMSAAPVASSALPATRERLAAARSLEPDSAPIATRARTALRDLPQAKNSTLKKTRLQPGPTTPSISRADPIKVTPLIEVVIVNQPVSVRSLNRTPRTARKQPQPPPQIPSPPVVQGPRRSNRTRPPPVERVIPCSDDDSEDELSFLL